GCCGGTGCCTGTCGTTGAGCAAGAGTTGGTATACATGCAGGTAACACTGGCGTGAAACACGATACTGCAACCTGGCATATTCCGGTGATGAAACAAAAAAACCGCTCTACCCATATCCGGGCAGAGCGGCGGATTGAGACCGGATGCGAGGTGAGTTACGAGTCAGAATGATTGACAACCGGAGGTTGCGAACGGTGCGACGGATGAGGTCGCACCCCCCACAATGACTGGAGATGCTGACGCGCACCGCCAGTGCGTCGATCCAGCAACATAATAAACCGACTTGCATTCGCCAGACCCAGACGCTCAACCAATGCTGCCCATCCTTCCTCGATCAACCGAGTCTCAGCTTGATTCATCGCATCTGCTCCTTAACTAACTGTAGATCAGCCTCAACCATCATCTGCACCAGTTCAGGGAACGTAGTGCGTGGTTGCCAGCCCAGTTTTTGGCGAGCCTTGCTGGCGTCACCGATCAGCAAATCGACTTCAGCCGGACGCATAAAGCGCTGATCGATCACCACATAATCGCGATAGTCAAGACCAACATAACCAAATGCCAGTTCACAAAACTCACGAACCGAATGGGTCTCACCGGTAGCGATCACGTAATCTTCTGGCTGATCCTGCTGCAACATCAGCCACATTGCCTCCACGTAATCGCCGGCAAACCCCCAATCCCGCCGCGCTTCAAGATTACCCAGGCGTAGTTCTTCATCGAGACCGAGTTTAATTCGCGCCACGCCATGAGAAATCTTGCGCGTCACAAATTCGAGACCACGACGCGGACTCTCGTGATTGAACAGAATGCCCGACGTAGCGTGCATGCCGTAGCTCTCACGATAGTTGACCGTGATCCAGTGACCATAGACCTTAGCCACCCCGTAGGGGCTTCGCGGATAAAAAGGTGTCGTCTCCTTCTGGGGCACCTCCACCACTTTGCCGAACATCTCACTGCTCGACGCCTGATAAAAGCGGATTTCGGGGTCAACAATCCGTACCGCATCAAGTAAGCGGGTCACACCCAGAGCGGTCGTTTCGCCGGTGAACACAGGTTGGGGCCACGATGTCTGCACAAACGACTGCGCAGCCAGATTGTACACCTCGTGTGGGCGATGCTCGCGCAGGATATGGATCAGCGACACTTCATCGAGCAGGTCGCCACTTACCAGCGTGATTTTGTCCTGAATATGCCTGATACGCTCGAAATTGACGGTGCTCGAGCGACGCACCATGCCGATCACCTCATACCCCCTGGCAAGGAGGAACTCGGCAAGGTAACTGCCATCTTGACCAGTAATACCGGTGATCAACGCACGCTTTGGAGCCATACTTTGTTATCCTCTCACGTTAGCAGCACAAAACCAGCACGAGCAAACGTTCTCGCACTGCGACAAACGGTGCTACTATACAATGAAACGAGTTGTGTGTCTGCTAAGTGAGTTACCATGTGCCTGTATGAACGAACCAATAGGACAACGGATTGCCCGCCTCCGCAATGAGTTGGGCTGGACTCAGCAAGAGCTTGCCGAACGGCTCGCCATTTCGCGAGTAGCAGTATCGCATATCGAGTTGGGGCTATCAGTGCCTGGAGAGCGTACCATTACGCTATTAGCCGGTTTATTTAAGCGCGAGCCGTTGCAGCTTGTTGCCGGTACCGATTACCCACCAGCGCGGGCCGAGCGCTTACCGTTTGTAACCTGTCGCTATACTGAAGTCGAACTACAACTTGCGCTGTTGGCCCGTGATTGTGAGTGGATTGCGGCAGTCGGGCCAATTGCGACCGGGCGAGCAACGGCCATCCTTGACGAATGGCGTATCCGGCTCGAACGTCTCACACAGGAGACAACCGACCGGCGCGAGCTAGACTTACTTGCCGCTGCTCGCCGCAATCTTGATCGATACTTATAACTCACCGCGAGCGGCTGCTACTGCCTTCTGCGCACCCTCAGCCAGCGTTGCCGCAGGGATCAACTTCGACTCGGCCAGCAGTGCCCGTCCGGCTTCTTCATTTGTCCCCACCAGCCGGGCCACCATCGGCACATCGGTTGGCACCTCTTCGAGCGCAGCAATAATCCCGCGTGCCACTTCGTCGACCCGCGTAATCCCACCAAAGATATTAAACAACACCGCCTTCACGTTTGGATCAGAGAGAATGATCTGTAAAGCGGCTTTGACCTTCTCTTTGCCGGCACCACCACCAATATCAAGGAAATTGGCCGGCTCGCCACCTGACAGCTTAATCACATCCATGGTGGCCATCGCCAGACCGGCACCATTGACCATGCAGCCAATGTTGCCATCGAGCTTAATATAGGTGATACCCGCTTCGCGGGCACGCCGCTCAGCTTCCGGCTCGGCAGAGGGATCGTGCAGGGCAGCCAGATCGGGATGGCGGAATAGCGCACTCTCATCGAGGAGAATTTTCGAGTCGAGGGCAAGCAGGCTGCCGTCGGCCTTGACAACCAACGGATTGATCTCCACCAGTGAGGCATCACACTCAACAAAAGCTCGATACAGAGCACTGGCAATTTGTGCGAACTGACGCGCTTGCTTGCCATCGTTTAAGCCAATGCGAAATGCCAGTTCCCGGGCCTGAAAATCGAGCAGACCCATCGTTGGATGGGCCGGAATCTTAATGATGGCGTCGGGGTTCGTCTTCGCTACTTCTTCAATTTCAACCCCACCTTCAGCCGAGGCAATCATCATCACGCGCTTGCTGCCGCGATCAAGGATGGCCGAAAGGTACAGCTCGCGCTTGTAGCTCACCGCTTCGGCAACCAATACCTTCTCCACCGTCAACCCCTTGATGTTCATGCCAAGAATCTGTCTGGCAACCTGCTCGGCCTCAGTTGGGGTTTGCGCCAGCTTTACACCACCAGCCTTACCACGTCCACCAACATGTACCTGGGCTTTCACCACGACCGGGCCGCCGATCTCTGCGGCGATGGTGCGTGCTTCCACCGGTGTAACCGCTACCCCGCCACCTGTCACCGGAATACCAAAACGGGCTAACAGGTCGCGAGCCTGATATTCATGCAACTTCATGCCAAATCTCCACTGCCCGCATCACGATCTTTTGGTAGAAGAGAACGCCTATACTCACGGGATATCTACCATATAACTGCCGGAATAGTATCACAGGGATCGGCGAGATGTCAAACATTTTGCCTGTGCAAACTATGTGCATGAGATTGATCTTTGCTTGATCTCATGAGTTGTTGAGATGTCGAAAGATGCGACAAAATTTTTGACACTTCAATGGTTCGTGAGGATTGTAATCCGATGCTCTTTCAACGTTGCCAAGCCACATGTTTTAAATGCACTGGCTATCCTGATGTGAGCCTGATTTCCTGTTGCCAACGCGATTACCACCACGGCATTACCAGCAGTGCGGAACGCCTTTCACCCATGATCACCAGCAGCGCCTGTTTTGTATTGACCACGGATGTCCAAAGCTACAACGGATTAGGACGAATTTACCATCCGCGACTATCTGTGGTTACCCCTCTTCATCAGGGATACGCGCGCCTTATCGACATTGCCTCTCTCCGTAAGACCACAATGCGCTACGTTCAAAGGAGGCTGGTGTGACAAAACACACCAGGTGCGGAAGCTATGCTCCCGCACCTCCAAACCGACGCTACATATCCGCTGTCTGTGCTTCCGCACTACGACGTGCTTTCCACCAGCGGCAACTGGCGCGCTTCGCCGGCGAGGAGTGTCTGCGCGGCTGCCGCTACAAAGCCGCGGAAGAGCGGGTGCGGTTTGCCGGGCCGGGACTGAAATTCGGGATGGAACTGACTGGCAACGTACCAGGGATGGTCGCGAAGTTCGATGATCTCGACCAACCGCTTATCGGGTGAGATACCACTGATCACCAGACCGGCAGCTTCGAGCACGCTGCGATAGCGATTGTTAAACTCAAACCGATGGCGATGGCGTTCTTCTACCCGGTCGCAGCCATAAGCGGCATGCGCTCGCGTCCCCGGTACCAAATCACATGGGTACAAACCCAGCCGCATGGTGCCACCCTTTTCGGTAATGTCGCGCTGATCGGGCATCAGATCAATCACCGGATGGGCAGTCTGGGGGTTGAATTCGGTGCTGTTGACGTCGTGGGTGCCGAGGACATGGCGGGCAAAGGCGATGGTGGCGCATTGCATCCCCAGACAAAGACCCAGATAGGGGATGCCGTGAATCCGGGCGTAGTCAGCAGCCGCAATCTTGCCTTCGATCCCTCGTTCGCCGAAACCACCCGGCACCAGTATCCCATACACTCCCGACAGCAAGCGCGCCGGCCCTTCCCGTTCCACTTCCTCGGCGGCAATCCAACGAATGTCAATATCAATCGATTGTTCGAGACCGGCGTGGTGCAGTGCCTCAACGACACTGATATAGGCATCGTGCAGCTCGACATATTTGCCGACCAGTGCGATTGGCACCCGCCGCTTTTCCTGACGGATGCGGGCAACGAGTGCGCGCCACTCTTCGAGATCGGGCGGGGTAGCCGGTAACCCTAACCGTTCGACCAGATAATCGCCTAATCCCATATCTTCCAGCACCAGTGGTACTTCGTAGATCGAGTCGACCGTCGGCACCGGAATGACAGCCCGCACGTCCACGTCGGCGAAGAAGGCAATCTTCTCGCGAATCTCATCGTCAATCGGACGGTCGGCCCGGCAGAGGATGATGTCGGCGCTAATTCCAACGTTGCGCAGCGCCATCACCGAGTGTTGGGTCGGTTTTGTCTTAAGTTCGCCAGTGCTGATATGTGGCAGTAGCGTTACGTGAATGTAAAGGATATTGTCGCGCCCGACATCCTTACGCATTTGGCGGATGGCTTCCAGAAACGGCAGGCTTTCAATGTCGCCAACTGTACCACCAATTTCGACAATCACTACATCGGCCTGACTGCTCCTGGCCAGTGACCCAATCCGCGACTTGATCTCGTTGGTGATATGCGGAATAACCTGAATCGTTCCGCCAAGGTAATCACCCCGCCGCTCTTTCGCGATAACCGCCGAGTAGATCTGACCGGTGGTGACGTTGCTCAGCCGACTGAGATTGACATCGATGAATCGTTCATAGTGACCTAAATCGAGATCGGTTTCAGCTCCATCAGCCGTGACAAAGACCTCACCATGCTGATACGGTGACATCGTACCCGGATCGACATTCAGGTACGGATCGAGCTTCATAACCGAAACTGAAAGGCCACGACTCTTCAGCAGGCGGCCAATGGAGGCGACACCAATGCCCTTCCCCACGGATGAAACCACACCACCTGTCACAAAAATGTACTTTGTCATAGAGCAG
This genomic window from Chloroflexus aurantiacus J-10-fl contains:
- the gmd gene encoding GDP-mannose 4,6-dehydratase produces the protein MAPKRALITGITGQDGSYLAEFLLARGYEVIGMVRRSSTVNFERIRHIQDKITLVSGDLLDEVSLIHILREHRPHEVYNLAAQSFVQTSWPQPVFTGETTALGVTRLLDAVRIVDPEIRFYQASSSEMFGKVVEVPQKETTPFYPRSPYGVAKVYGHWITVNYRESYGMHATSGILFNHESPRRGLEFVTRKISHGVARIKLGLDEELRLGNLEARRDWGFAGDYVEAMWLMLQQDQPEDYVIATGETHSVREFCELAFGYVGLDYRDYVVIDQRFMRPAEVDLLIGDASKARQKLGWQPRTTFPELVQMMVEADLQLVKEQMR
- a CDS encoding helix-turn-helix domain-containing protein, translating into MNEPIGQRIARLRNELGWTQQELAERLAISRVAVSHIELGLSVPGERTITLLAGLFKREPLQLVAGTDYPPARAERLPFVTCRYTEVELQLALLARDCEWIAAVGPIATGRATAILDEWRIRLERLTQETTDRRELDLLAAARRNLDRYL
- the sucC gene encoding ADP-forming succinate--CoA ligase subunit beta, whose protein sequence is MKLHEYQARDLLARFGIPVTGGGVAVTPVEARTIAAEIGGPVVVKAQVHVGGRGKAGGVKLAQTPTEAEQVARQILGMNIKGLTVEKVLVAEAVSYKRELYLSAILDRGSKRVMMIASAEGGVEIEEVAKTNPDAIIKIPAHPTMGLLDFQARELAFRIGLNDGKQARQFAQIASALYRAFVECDASLVEINPLVVKADGSLLALDSKILLDESALFRHPDLAALHDPSAEPEAERRAREAGITYIKLDGNIGCMVNGAGLAMATMDVIKLSGGEPANFLDIGGGAGKEKVKAALQIILSDPNVKAVLFNIFGGITRVDEVARGIIAALEEVPTDVPMVARLVGTNEEAGRALLAESKLIPAATLAEGAQKAVAAARGEL
- a CDS encoding CTP synthase; the protein is MTKYIFVTGGVVSSVGKGIGVASIGRLLKSRGLSVSVMKLDPYLNVDPGTMSPYQHGEVFVTADGAETDLDLGHYERFIDVNLSRLSNVTTGQIYSAVIAKERRGDYLGGTIQVIPHITNEIKSRIGSLARSSQADVVIVEIGGTVGDIESLPFLEAIRQMRKDVGRDNILYIHVTLLPHISTGELKTKPTQHSVMALRNVGISADIILCRADRPIDDEIREKIAFFADVDVRAVIPVPTVDSIYEVPLVLEDMGLGDYLVERLGLPATPPDLEEWRALVARIRQEKRRVPIALVGKYVELHDAYISVVEALHHAGLEQSIDIDIRWIAAEEVEREGPARLLSGVYGILVPGGFGERGIEGKIAAADYARIHGIPYLGLCLGMQCATIAFARHVLGTHDVNSTEFNPQTAHPVIDLMPDQRDITEKGGTMRLGLYPCDLVPGTRAHAAYGCDRVEERHRHRFEFNNRYRSVLEAAGLVISGISPDKRLVEIIELRDHPWYVASQFHPEFQSRPGKPHPLFRGFVAAAAQTLLAGEARQLPLVESTS